A portion of the Eubacterium maltosivorans genome contains these proteins:
- a CDS encoding phage antirepressor KilAC domain-containing protein, protein MQKKSTTELLETFLSGGLFTVPENQKLSKDEALALGLIEIACAISLMAADAQFAREALGSCGVFPVSEIAGDYGYSAQAFNKLLCDQGIQYKRGRRWYLYDCYQGLGYTATRLTTREAGGRTRAFSGMQWTVKGRRFLYDHLRAQGIVPTAGRKEQP, encoded by the coding sequence ATGCAGAAGAAATCAACAACAGAATTGTTGGAAACGTTCTTGTCAGGGGGCTTGTTTACTGTGCCCGAAAACCAGAAGCTTTCGAAGGATGAGGCGCTGGCCCTCGGGCTCATCGAAATCGCCTGCGCCATCAGTCTTATGGCCGCCGACGCCCAGTTCGCCAGAGAAGCTCTGGGCAGCTGCGGCGTCTTTCCCGTCAGCGAGATCGCCGGGGATTACGGCTACAGCGCCCAGGCCTTTAACAAGCTGCTCTGCGACCAGGGAATCCAGTACAAGCGGGGCCGCCGGTGGTATCTGTACGACTGCTACCAGGGCCTTGGCTACACAGCCACCCGGCTCACCACCCGGGAGGCGGGCGGCCGTACCCGCGCCTTCAGCGGCATGCAGTGGACCGTCAAGGGACGGCGCTTTCTCTACGACCATCTGCGGGCCCAGGGCATTGTGCCCACCGCAGGCAGAAAGGAGCAGCCATGA
- a CDS encoding helix-turn-helix transcriptional regulator, which translates to MGKRTARWTKAHRARLGLTQPQLAEAVGVSLSTVTRLERGDPVRDYVLEDLERLFEDERPGENSQNPQPGGQNHHFQLTIYQDLLR; encoded by the coding sequence ATGGGCAAGCGCACCGCCAGATGGACAAAGGCCCACCGCGCCCGCCTGGGCCTCACCCAGCCCCAGCTGGCCGAGGCTGTGGGCGTCAGCCTGAGCACTGTGACCCGGCTGGAGCGGGGCGACCCGGTAAGAGACTATGTGCTCGAGGACCTGGAGCGCCTGTTTGAGGACGAGCGCCCCGGCGAAAATAGTCAGAATCCTCAGCCCGGTGGGCAGAATCATCACTTCCAGCTGACCATATACCAGGACCTCCTGAGGTGA
- a CDS encoding DUF2922 domain-containing protein translates to METTTTTKALDLEFELENGKSFTITCPDYLDDLTKEQVEAQAAEIIAAGAFAPDGFNLSKFKSFEYIDKTTRKTEIDA, encoded by the coding sequence ATGGAGACAACCACGACCACCAAAGCGCTGGACCTGGAGTTTGAGCTGGAAAACGGCAAGAGCTTTACCATCACCTGCCCCGACTATCTGGACGACCTGACAAAAGAGCAGGTCGAGGCCCAGGCCGCCGAGATCATCGCCGCCGGGGCCTTTGCCCCAGACGGCTTTAACCTCAGCAAATTCAAGAGCTTTGAGTACATCGACAAGACCACCCGAAAAACCGAAATCGACGCGTAA
- a CDS encoding YcbK family protein, translating to MKTVKKRTVLLLLAVLTAAGILYFALELSWAPMRQNPPPSQTEEAPKPETPAPEAPAPEAPEPETPAQPQSGVLEQQPLMVSEHFARDEYRCDCQGSCDGFPAEPDPELVRRVEALRLAVDAPVIITSGVRCEKRNEEVGGVPWSFHKRGAAADLYSPGVPVGTLAALAKDCGLNILPYYRDGYVHVEI from the coding sequence ATGAAAACCGTCAAGAAAAGAACCGTCCTACTGCTCCTGGCAGTCCTGACCGCCGCCGGGATCCTCTACTTTGCCCTGGAGCTGAGCTGGGCGCCAATGCGGCAGAACCCGCCGCCCAGCCAGACAGAAGAAGCACCAAAGCCTGAAACGCCAGCCCCAGAAGCCCCAGCTCCTGAAGCCCCGGAGCCCGAAACGCCAGCCCAGCCCCAGAGCGGTGTCCTGGAACAACAGCCCCTCATGGTGAGCGAGCACTTCGCCCGGGATGAGTACCGCTGCGACTGCCAGGGCAGCTGCGACGGCTTCCCCGCCGAACCCGACCCCGAGCTCGTCCGCCGCGTCGAGGCCCTGCGCCTGGCTGTGGACGCGCCCGTCATCATCACCTCCGGCGTCCGCTGTGAAAAACGCAACGAGGAGGTGGGCGGTGTGCCCTGGTCCTTCCACAAGCGCGGCGCCGCCGCCGACCTCTACAGCCCCGGCGTTCCCGTCGGCACCCTGGCCGCCCTGGCAAAGGACTGCGGCCTCAATATCCTGCCCTACTACAGAGACGGGTATGTGCATGTGGAGATATGA
- a CDS encoding SpaA isopeptide-forming pilin-related protein produces the protein MRKQLKYLTKKMIALIFAMFFTIGLMPAAFAEGEDTRDLTNVLTDLHVDMSLKKSDGATVPIIVDNEKDAGFNEALVSGSTILFGITWTLEEADFYGQVKAGDYFTIDLPSDYFTFRDTTLNTPLTYNGETLGHWGVRDNKIQFTLTDTGAQKRYIKGHFNASGTLKANESGDVVIEIGDVALPPVPVEPSTPAAPDPDVDFPYENSNPPAQKPISKNGSTYAGSEAITWSIPLNYDNMVTAAVHTSPALTPLKNAVVEDTLEKDQTIKSVSIQTVFYRPRNAAGELSTQWGATISVKSQFTELNQENGESPDAFKARVKGYGSPAYGVSADKKYLIISLGDVPGNGVKMAADDTALRAKFKASNSRLTDAELDTMVKSWGTGGIAGGQAVGYYITIQAEAGRAYEQYSNTATLTTSDKAPAEASKSVTLEDLQGGIEAGEPHSVRLEKRSAENGNPLENAAFQLEVLRDGVYVPYVPTDGGGQIRATGPDGVVEFRQLGSGTYRFVETAAAPGYDKDSVTYSPETFTISSEDTQGVVVTATNLPMPVEPPVDPTLVYGSVELTKVDQADPQKTLKNAGFRLYERQEEGSVLYYKDANNGLPLWSADPAEAQTFTTDDQGVITAVHLPLGTYYFEEITPPEGYALSETPLAFTLDEHSTEAAKKVVFENARTSDPANPADPASPAPQKPGASGAQNARTAAPGGANPKTGLADVSAALGMLVLLAGGSAGLMILRRKK, from the coding sequence ATGAGGAAACAACTTAAGTATTTGACGAAGAAGATGATTGCGCTTATTTTTGCCATGTTTTTCACCATTGGTCTCATGCCGGCAGCGTTCGCTGAGGGCGAAGACACGAGAGACTTAACCAATGTTCTTACCGATTTACATGTCGATATGAGCTTAAAGAAATCAGACGGCGCCACAGTGCCCATCATTGTGGATAACGAAAAGGACGCGGGCTTTAATGAAGCTCTGGTTTCAGGCAGCACCATTCTTTTCGGCATTACCTGGACCTTGGAGGAAGCGGATTTTTACGGCCAGGTAAAGGCAGGGGATTATTTTACCATTGACCTTCCCTCCGACTATTTCACCTTCCGGGACACCACCCTGAACACCCCGCTCACCTACAACGGCGAAACCCTGGGGCACTGGGGCGTCCGGGATAACAAGATTCAGTTCACCCTGACCGATACCGGCGCGCAGAAGCGCTATATTAAAGGCCATTTTAACGCGAGCGGCACCCTCAAGGCCAACGAGTCCGGCGATGTCGTGATCGAGATCGGCGACGTGGCCCTGCCGCCAGTCCCGGTGGAGCCGTCCACGCCCGCTGCCCCGGACCCAGACGTCGACTTCCCCTATGAGAACTCCAATCCGCCAGCTCAGAAGCCGATTTCTAAAAACGGCTCTACCTACGCGGGCTCCGAGGCCATTACCTGGAGCATTCCACTCAATTACGACAACATGGTCACTGCCGCCGTGCATACCAGCCCTGCCCTCACCCCGCTGAAAAACGCTGTGGTCGAGGATACTCTGGAAAAGGACCAGACCATCAAGTCGGTCAGCATTCAGACGGTGTTTTACCGGCCGAGAAACGCCGCCGGAGAGCTCAGCACCCAGTGGGGCGCTACCATCAGCGTCAAGAGCCAGTTCACAGAGCTGAACCAGGAGAACGGCGAAAGCCCCGACGCCTTTAAAGCCCGGGTCAAGGGATACGGTTCGCCCGCTTACGGCGTGAGCGCGGATAAAAAATACCTGATCATCAGCCTGGGCGACGTGCCCGGAAACGGCGTGAAAATGGCGGCGGACGATACCGCCCTGCGCGCGAAATTTAAGGCCAGCAACAGCCGGCTCACCGACGCCGAGCTCGACACCATGGTCAAATCCTGGGGGACAGGCGGCATCGCCGGGGGCCAGGCGGTTGGCTACTACATCACCATCCAGGCCGAGGCCGGCCGCGCCTATGAGCAGTACAGCAACACCGCCACCCTCACCACCTCGGATAAGGCCCCGGCTGAGGCCAGCAAGTCCGTCACGCTGGAGGACCTGCAGGGCGGCATCGAGGCCGGCGAGCCCCACAGCGTGCGCCTTGAAAAGCGGAGCGCAGAGAACGGGAACCCGCTGGAAAACGCCGCATTCCAGCTGGAAGTGCTGCGGGACGGCGTGTACGTCCCCTATGTGCCCACTGACGGCGGCGGGCAGATCCGCGCCACCGGCCCGGACGGCGTGGTGGAATTCAGGCAGCTGGGCTCTGGCACCTACCGCTTTGTGGAAACCGCCGCAGCCCCGGGCTACGATAAGGACAGCGTGACCTACAGCCCCGAGACCTTTACCATCAGCAGCGAGGACACCCAGGGCGTGGTGGTCACCGCCACCAACCTGCCGATGCCCGTCGAGCCGCCTGTGGACCCGACCCTGGTCTACGGCAGTGTCGAGCTCACCAAGGTCGATCAGGCAGACCCGCAGAAAACCCTGAAAAACGCCGGGTTCCGCCTTTATGAGCGGCAGGAGGAGGGCAGTGTGCTCTATTATAAAGACGCCAATAACGGCCTGCCCCTCTGGAGCGCCGACCCCGCCGAGGCCCAGACCTTCACCACCGACGACCAGGGCGTAATCACCGCAGTCCATCTGCCGCTGGGCACTTATTATTTCGAGGAGATCACCCCGCCGGAGGGCTACGCCTTAAGCGAAACCCCGCTGGCCTTTACCCTGGATGAGCACAGCACAGAGGCCGCCAAAAAGGTGGTCTTCGAGAACGCCAGAACCAGTGACCCGGCCAACCCGGCAGACCCGGCCAGCCCGGCCCCGCAGAAGCCAGGCGCGAGCGGCGCGCAGAACGCCAGGACAGCCGCGCCCGGCGGCGCCAACCCTAAAACCGGCCTGGCCGACGTCAGCGCAGCCCTTGGAATGCTCGTTCTGCTGGCAGGCGGCAGCGCCGGGCTCATGATCCTGCGCCGTAAAAAATAA
- a CDS encoding sensor domain-containing diguanylate cyclase codes for MKQLQRKSLYRYAAALFVFLCYLGICLAVFFIGIQRAVEKNTQTLLADNVARQSSLMVSLMDIEFETLSGMASYIGSQSDAQDNQRLMAALAGESKFHRISYFTLDGAGYSNEGPVNMDARDRDFFKKSIQGQEAVSSPYESRVEGDEGREFIALSVPVYQGGAIAGVLVGSYDVRHISEIPFSSLYGGSGYVYIVGKDGEVVAMDSRYSQQWDRVNFYDFYKDYTFGPGASLDSVRDDFNNGNSGVRLLKKGSDIRYLAYEPMGYNSWFLCYVVPQEDAQQSYAFIREYEVALSLFVVAGLIILLSVMQYINAKDRKMLVTKAQTDAMTGLLNAVSTREAINAWLAGEEACGMQALIMLDIDKFKDVNDTYGHAVGDEALRQSAGLLRAHFRGSDIVGRVGGDEFIIFMKNIPDDAIVIKQLERLCAAFHSLRVAEAPELRLTCSAGAALVPKDGVDFDDLYKKADEAMYMVKRGSRDGFYIYRA; via the coding sequence GTGAAGCAGCTTCAAAGAAAATCACTCTACCGTTACGCGGCGGCTCTGTTTGTCTTTCTGTGCTACCTGGGCATCTGCCTGGCGGTCTTTTTCATCGGCATCCAGCGCGCGGTCGAGAAAAACACCCAGACCCTTCTGGCGGACAACGTGGCCAGGCAGAGCAGCCTGATGGTCTCCCTGATGGACATCGAGTTTGAAACACTGAGCGGGATGGCCAGCTATATCGGCAGCCAGAGCGACGCCCAGGACAACCAGCGTCTGATGGCCGCGCTGGCCGGCGAGAGCAAATTTCACCGGATCTCCTACTTCACCCTGGACGGCGCCGGCTACTCAAACGAGGGCCCGGTGAACATGGACGCCCGGGACCGCGACTTTTTTAAAAAGAGCATCCAGGGACAGGAGGCCGTGAGCAGCCCCTATGAGAGCCGTGTGGAAGGCGACGAGGGCAGGGAGTTTATCGCCCTCTCGGTGCCCGTCTACCAGGGCGGGGCCATCGCCGGCGTGCTGGTGGGCAGCTACGACGTGCGCCACATCAGCGAGATTCCCTTCAGCAGCCTGTACGGCGGCAGTGGCTATGTCTATATCGTCGGCAAGGACGGCGAGGTCGTGGCCATGGACAGCCGCTACAGCCAACAGTGGGACCGCGTCAATTTTTATGATTTTTACAAAGATTATACCTTTGGGCCGGGCGCCAGCCTCGACAGCGTCCGGGACGATTTTAACAACGGGAACAGCGGCGTCCGCCTGCTCAAAAAGGGGAGCGACATCCGCTATCTGGCCTACGAGCCCATGGGCTACAACAGCTGGTTCCTGTGCTATGTGGTGCCCCAGGAGGACGCCCAGCAGAGCTATGCCTTTATCCGCGAGTACGAGGTGGCCCTGTCCCTGTTTGTGGTGGCCGGGCTCATCATCCTGCTCTCTGTCATGCAGTACATTAACGCGAAGGACCGCAAAATGCTCGTCACCAAGGCCCAGACCGACGCCATGACCGGGCTGCTGAACGCTGTCAGCACCCGCGAAGCCATCAACGCCTGGCTGGCCGGCGAGGAGGCATGCGGCATGCAGGCCCTTATCATGCTGGACATCGACAAATTTAAGGATGTCAACGATACCTACGGCCACGCGGTGGGCGACGAGGCCCTGCGCCAGTCCGCCGGGCTGCTCAGGGCCCATTTCCGGGGCAGCGATATCGTGGGCCGCGTGGGCGGGGATGAGTTCATCATTTTTATGAAAAATATTCCTGACGACGCCATTGTCATCAAGCAGCTCGAGCGGCTGTGCGCGGCCTTCCACAGCCTCCGCGTGGCCGAAGCGCCTGAGCTGCGCCTTACCTGCAGCGCCGGGGCCGCTCTGGTGCCCAAGGACGGCGTAGATTTTGACGACCTGTATAAAAAGGCCGACGAGGCCATGTATATGGTCAAGCGCGGCAGCCGGGACGGCTTTTATATTTACAGAGCATAA
- a CDS encoding MucBP domain-containing protein, with product MTAVRKKVNRIAAVLVTCAMALLLMGISIPSAAHAEEKIYNIEFKAGAEGTINGQSSVSVEVPYEGTLSLNNIDAIPNNSDEYYFTGWNKEIEYSVTKKATYVAQYAKMISKTTYRVRYLDTYGNELATQKVVPASVGGNVTVDALTIEGYIVDAIAKTTTIAAEGTEIDFVYTPADNPEFSTQPGVVTVTGQPGNTGTAATLPGGAAGDGTNTPGDNNPGENIDPGDTPLAPADEETIDPNQTPLANAAKQVGGMGNLIMIGVGVLALLGIIIAAILVRRKKKAQQ from the coding sequence ATGACCGCAGTACGAAAAAAAGTAAACAGAATCGCAGCCGTCCTCGTGACCTGCGCCATGGCGTTGCTGCTCATGGGTATCTCCATCCCAAGCGCCGCCCACGCAGAGGAAAAAATTTATAATATCGAGTTTAAGGCAGGCGCCGAAGGTACCATTAACGGCCAGAGCAGTGTTAGCGTGGAAGTGCCTTATGAAGGTACCTTAAGCTTGAACAATATAGATGCAATACCAAATAATTCCGATGAGTATTACTTTACAGGCTGGAATAAAGAAATTGAGTATAGTGTAACTAAAAAGGCCACCTACGTAGCTCAATATGCAAAAATGATTAGCAAAACGACTTACCGTGTGCGTTACTTAGATACCTACGGCAACGAATTAGCGACCCAGAAAGTGGTCCCTGCAAGTGTCGGAGGTAATGTCACAGTAGACGCCTTGACGATTGAGGGCTATATTGTCGACGCTATAGCCAAAACCACCACCATCGCCGCCGAAGGCACCGAGATCGATTTTGTCTATACCCCGGCCGATAACCCCGAATTCAGTACCCAGCCCGGCGTGGTCACCGTGACCGGACAGCCCGGCAATACCGGCACAGCCGCCACCCTGCCCGGCGGCGCAGCCGGAGACGGCACCAATACCCCCGGCGATAACAACCCCGGCGAAAACATCGACCCGGGCGATACCCCATTAGCCCCGGCCGATGAAGAAACCATCGACCCGAACCAGACCCCGTTGGCCAACGCGGCCAAACAGGTAGGCGGCATGGGCAACCTGATCATGATCGGCGTGGGCGTCCTGGCCCTGCTCGGCATCATCATCGCCGCCATTTTGGTGAGACGTAAAAAGAAAGCACAGCAGTAA
- a CDS encoding Rpn family recombination-promoting nuclease/putative transposase: MGKKDIILKQYLSDNRRFAEIFNNALFEGEAVIQPDKLKPVDSSQAEVIALQETAAEFIQKNRDIAKIYNEELELVILGIENQNDVHYAMPLRVMLYDALSYDKQYQSIKKEHQREKDITGTERISGFSRQDRLIPVITLVIYYGTDAWDGPRSLADMLRLPKAFSSRKNPVNSYPMHLLEVQAIKDLEVYDDDLMALFGFIKYQKNRSELEAFIQAHASYFYKVSRETYEAIKNVADIKEMSQYIEKEKEEKEAVNMCDALKQLKEESIQQGMQKGRREGRQEGVRQVAIKLLRMNHPIPFIAQATDLSEAEIQKLKETLQKAQQ; encoded by the coding sequence ATGGGGAAAAAAGATATCATACTCAAGCAGTATCTGTCCGATAATCGGCGCTTTGCTGAAATATTTAACAATGCGCTTTTCGAGGGAGAAGCCGTCATCCAGCCCGATAAGCTAAAACCAGTGGACAGCAGTCAGGCAGAAGTGATCGCCCTCCAGGAAACAGCGGCCGAGTTTATTCAGAAAAACCGGGACATTGCAAAAATTTACAACGAGGAGCTCGAACTGGTAATCCTGGGCATCGAAAATCAGAACGACGTTCACTACGCCATGCCCCTGCGCGTCATGCTGTACGACGCGTTGAGCTATGACAAACAGTACCAGAGCATCAAAAAAGAGCACCAGCGGGAAAAGGATATTACCGGGACAGAGCGTATCAGCGGCTTTTCCAGACAAGACAGGCTGATACCCGTGATCACCCTGGTAATCTATTATGGGACCGACGCCTGGGACGGGCCCCGCAGTCTGGCCGACATGCTGAGACTGCCAAAGGCATTTTCATCCCGCAAAAATCCCGTAAACAGCTACCCGATGCATCTGCTGGAGGTGCAGGCCATAAAAGACCTGGAAGTCTACGACGACGATCTCATGGCACTATTCGGCTTTATTAAATATCAGAAAAACCGCAGCGAGCTGGAAGCCTTTATTCAGGCACACGCCAGCTACTTCTACAAAGTATCGCGCGAAACCTACGAAGCCATCAAAAACGTAGCGGATATCAAAGAAATGAGCCAGTATATCGAAAAAGAAAAAGAAGAAAAGGAGGCCGTCAACATGTGCGACGCATTAAAACAGCTAAAAGAAGAAAGCATCCAGCAGGGAATGCAAAAAGGCCGCCGTGAAGGCCGCCAGGAAGGCGTCCGTCAGGTGGCGATAAAGCTGCTGCGCATGAACCATCCCATCCCGTTTATCGCCCAGGCCACCGATCTGAGCGAGGCGGAAATACAAAAGCTGAAAGAAACACTGCAGAAAGCACAGCAGTAA
- a CDS encoding BTAD domain-containing putative transcriptional regulator codes for MEQRNPMLEVQMFGGFSIAGDGAALNEESIRSEMMTKLFIYILCHRQKEITVQELAEVLWEEDESDNPAGALKNLMYRLRTLIKKTWGRNDFILTGRGAYIWNQDIPVSLDIETFEKSIKQAGKHKDPVCRIGLYNEAVTLYKGEFLPKFASEYWVASQAAYYHTTYLGAVKSLAILLESEGRYSEMASSVNKAIQIDNLDESLHCCFIRALMAQDNYKQALEHYQTTEKTLYDYLGVTPSEELRALYETIIKKTHRHERDITAVQSELMEDRTNGAFLCEYGAFQRIYRLQARQGERMGISIFLLLATISADDFPQKDEIRKEMIRDAMVHLEDVLRSSLRSGDPVAQYSSTQYVALLPTCQYETAKMVAGRIEKSFWGNYKNTHIRLRFDLDELHYE; via the coding sequence GTGGAACAGAGAAATCCTATGCTGGAGGTCCAGATGTTTGGAGGCTTCAGCATCGCCGGAGATGGCGCGGCTCTCAATGAAGAGAGCATCCGGTCGGAGATGATGACAAAACTCTTTATCTACATCCTGTGTCACCGCCAAAAAGAAATTACCGTACAGGAGCTGGCAGAAGTCCTGTGGGAGGAAGACGAAAGCGATAATCCCGCCGGAGCCCTCAAAAACCTTATGTACCGCCTGCGCACCCTCATCAAGAAAACCTGGGGAAGAAACGATTTTATCCTGACCGGGCGCGGCGCGTATATCTGGAACCAGGACATTCCCGTCAGTCTTGATATCGAAACCTTTGAAAAAAGCATAAAACAGGCTGGCAAGCACAAAGACCCAGTCTGCCGGATCGGCCTTTATAACGAAGCGGTCACCTTGTATAAAGGGGAATTTCTGCCGAAATTCGCCAGCGAATACTGGGTGGCCTCCCAGGCAGCCTATTACCATACCACCTATCTGGGGGCCGTCAAAAGCCTGGCCATCCTCCTGGAGAGCGAAGGCCGTTATTCCGAAATGGCCAGCAGCGTGAACAAGGCCATCCAGATTGATAACCTGGACGAGAGCCTGCACTGCTGCTTTATAAGAGCCCTTATGGCACAGGACAACTACAAGCAGGCCCTCGAGCATTACCAGACCACCGAGAAAACCCTTTACGACTATCTCGGCGTCACCCCCTCCGAAGAGCTCAGAGCGCTCTACGAGACCATCATAAAAAAAACACACCGTCACGAAAGAGACATCACAGCCGTCCAGAGCGAGCTGATGGAAGACCGGACAAACGGCGCCTTTTTATGCGAATACGGCGCGTTCCAGCGGATCTACCGGCTCCAGGCACGCCAGGGCGAAAGGATGGGGATCTCGATTTTTTTATTATTAGCGACCATTTCAGCCGACGATTTTCCCCAAAAAGATGAAATCCGCAAGGAAATGATCCGCGACGCCATGGTGCATCTGGAGGACGTGCTGCGCAGTTCACTGCGCTCCGGCGACCCTGTGGCCCAGTACAGCAGCACCCAGTACGTGGCCCTGCTGCCCACCTGCCAGTATGAGACCGCCAAAATGGTGGCCGGCCGCATCGAAAAATCCTTCTGGGGCAATTATAAGAACACACATATCCGCCTGCGGTTCGACCTGGACGAGCTGCACTACGAATAA